One Bombus pyrosoma isolate SC7728 linkage group LG7, ASM1482585v1, whole genome shotgun sequence genomic window carries:
- the LOC122569140 gene encoding uncharacterized protein LOC122569140 yields MKELSRTHKWPTRLSLIVILLRYDVFGTIDVNLNELEYLAARLNPFECRRLIAALHYITYDLPNNLAAAERNVDDDIPCIRHLLHWNSSPAEGKGNTHEILTHRLRQINRNDLADWLGKSSFVQIGKDLDRALVNTFDELVKEETELPHPVTLESFKRHEEEDPWLQIDVILMATLLGLLGTLLTLICYTVLQRIRQHFRKTKYKKLKQQESEDEEYKVQRERRKKKYTTEASNVATDYIHPDSDSDTDAD; encoded by the exons ATGAAAGAATTATCAAGGACGCACAAATGGCCCACAAGGTTAAGCCTCATCGTTATTCTACTGCGATACGATGTCTTCGGCACGATCGACGTCAATTTAAACGAGCTGGAATATTTAGCCGCACGACTTAATCCTTTCGAGTGTCGACGCTTAATAGCTGCGCTTCATTATATTACTTACGATCTACCGAACAATCTCGCAGCTGCTG AACGTAACGTGGACGACGATATCCCTTGCATCCGCCATCTTTTACACTGGAATAGTTCTCCAGCTGAAGGCAAAGGAAACACTCACGAGATTTTAACCCACAGACTTCGtcaaataaatcgaaatgATCTGGCAGACTGGTTAGGAAAATCCTCGTTCGTGCAAATAGGGAAAGATCTCGACAGGGCACTGGTAAACACGTTCGATGAACTCgtcaaagaagaaacggaatTGCC TCATCCAGTAACGCTTGAATCGTTCAAACGCCATGAAGAAGAAGATCCTTGGCTACAAATTGATGTTATTCTCATGGCAACCTTATTAGGACTACTAGGAACCCTACTGACACTGATATGTTACACAGTATTGCAAAGGATCAGACAGCACTTTCGCAAAACCAAGTACAA aaaattaaagCAGCAGGAAAGTGAAGACGAAGAATATAAAGTgcaaagggaaagaagaaagaagaaatacacTACTGAAGCAAGCAATGTAGCTACTGATTATATACATCCAGATAGCGATAGCGATACGGATGCTGATTAA
- the LOC122569135 gene encoding facilitated trehalose transporter Tret1-like isoform X2 — protein MIFVFQIERNHCISGEMAKETKSEATSMTDIEVDLEKVEEKKVKPANSRIYLQLISSIVVNLTLLASGICFSWSAIAVEQYEDLKNVDNAGWVVVALNIGAVFGPILSALLLNRIGRKWLIYATSVPFIACWILTYFEKSWAYLFVARFCAGISIGILYAAVPLYIGELVETKIRGVCSSMMPVMLYLGYIFVYGIGPRVDKRMFALMSIIPTAVFLLTAIWLPESPYYYLMKKKEKCAELTLSWLRRKNDNNDEIEEMKKSVEAERQGGSYKELFMVARHRKALFLVLLLLAGQQFSGYMGVLSYASTLIKSFHTNFDDNSILLIISAISMITSLVSSCVVDKLGRKPVFLISSYGSSLCLIVIGVYFLLEKLDMDVRNLSLVPLAGLVVYIISVAFGLSSIPAIITSEIFSIDMKNWATMVINMYGSILGIIVGKCYQLVSDHVGNHIIFLVFAGIELVIAIAASVVMPETSQKTFGQIQEILNKNTAKHSNKKEGEEKETN, from the exons ATGATTTTCGTTTTCCAAATCGAAAGGAACCACTGTATAAGTGGTGAGATG GCAAAGGAAACAAAGTCAGAAGCAACGAGCATGACGGACATAGAAGTCGATTtagaaaaagtagaagaaaagaaagtcaAACCCGCCAAtagtagaatttatttacaattaatatcaaGCATTGTAg tCAACCTAACACTACTGGCTTCTGGAATATGTTTCTCTTGGTCGGCAATTGCTGTAGAACAATATGAAGATCTAAAAAATGTCGACAATGCAGGCTGGGTAGTTGTTGCGTTGAATATTGGTGCCGTCTTCGGACCTATTCTATCTGCATTACTGCTAAATCGCATCGGCAGGAAATGGCTCATCTATGCAACGAGCGTCCCATTTATCGCTTGCTGGATACTCacgtattttgaaaaatcctgGGCGTATCTTTTCGTGGCAAGATTCTGCGCTGGTATATCGATCGGTATCTTATACGCCGCAGTCCCACTGTATATCGGAGAACTGGTAGAGACAAAAATCAGAGGAGTGTGCAGCTCGATGATGCCTGTGATGCTTTATTTGGgatatattttcgtatacGGCATTGGTCCGCGAGTGGATAAAAGG ATGTTCGCATTGATGAGTATAATACCAACAGCCGTATTTCTATTAACTGCTATATGGTTACCGGAATCACCTTATTATTacttaatgaaaaaaaaggaaaaatgtgcCGAACTAACCTTGTCATGGCTAAGACGTAAGAATGACAATAATGACGAGATAGAGGAGATGAAGAAATCGGTTGAAGCGGAAAGACAGGGTGGTAGCTACAAGGAGTTATTCATGGTAGCGAGACACAGAAAAGCGCTTTTTCTCGTGTTATTGTTACTTGCGGGTCAACAATTTTCCGGATATATGGGCGTTCTATCCTATGCCAGCACTTTGATTAAAAGTTTCCATAcaaatttcgatgataattccATTCTTCTGATAATAAGTGCGATATCTATGATTACATCCTTAGTATCTTCGTGTGTAGTCGACAAACTCGGTAGGAAACCCGTTTTTCTAATATCGTCGTACGGTAGTTCGCTATGTCTTATCGTCATTGGAGTGTATTTCTTGCTTGAGAAATTAGATATGGACGTTCGTAACCTCTCTTTGGTACCATTGGCCGGGCTCGTAGTTTATATTATTAGCGTGGCATTTGGTCTAAGCTCGATTCCAGCGATCATCACCTCGGAGATTTTTTCAATAGACATGAAAAATTGGGCAACCATGGTCATTAATATGTACGGATCCATACTCGGTATAATCGTAGGCAAATGTTACCAACTCGTATCAGATCATGTTGGAAATCACATAATATTTCTCGTCTTTGCTGGTATCGAACTTGTAATTGCTATCGCTGCGTCCGTCGTCATGCCGGAAACGTCACAAAAGACTTTCGGACAGATTcaggaaattttaaataaaaacacagCTAAACATTCGAATAAGAAGGAaggcgaagaaaaggaaacgaactAA
- the LOC122569138 gene encoding uncharacterized protein LOC122569138 isoform X1, with protein MGNFLNNKFTGLKLIKDCDAQLCVQVECEDFKKVKEIWLAVEKDTSHYGFAICTMLFKNHPQYVKYFEDESIPEFVQEAIIKKKFITICDIICALFINYYDKPSHRDYFLGYIAMVHKDMGLTFGDLTNFMSDLMEALITELPYLMTEEYIATQTKYSNNVIEIMIELMDNYAERMSQILRTRNGIRKCYVCKPDPETQTVYGFPLKYWIYGKRYWEYRKAMWASMEADMLTNSTDDTNASNFQSRGFHQKSMGNNRLYRKKQIKPKTPKIAISSDSNTLDQPRQSNAIFQTVQFSAILFLLLKI; from the exons atGGGAAATTTCCTTAATAATAAGTTTACTGGTTTAAAACTGATTAAAGATTGCGATGCGCAACTATGTGTTCAAGTCGAATGCGAAGATTtcaagaaagtaaaagaaatttggtTGGCCGTGGAAAAGGATACGTCGCATTATGGATTTGCAATTTGtactat GCTTTTTAAAAATCACCCGCAATACGTGAAGTATTTCGAAGATGAATCAATTCCGGAATTCGTTCAAGAagctataattaaaaaaaaatttattactatatgCGACATCATATGTGCCctgtttataaattactacGATAAACCGTCTCACAGAGATTATTTTCTTGGCTACATCGCAATGGTTCACAAGGACATGGGATTAACGTTTGGGGATCTCACA AACTTTATGTCAGATCTAATGGAAGCGTTAATTACCGAGTTACCGTACTTAATGACCGAGGAATATATTGCGACGCAGACAAAATATTCTAACAATGTAATTGAGATAATGATAGAACTAATGGACAATTATGCTGAAAGGATGTCACAAATACTACGTACGAGAAATGGAATAAGAAAA tgTTATGTGTGCAAACCTGATCCAGAGACACAGACTGTATATGgttttccattgaaatattGGATATATGGAAAACGATATTGGGAATATCGGAAAGCAATGTGGGCATCGATGGAAGCAGATATGTTGACAAATTCGACGGACGATACTAATGCAAGCAATTTTCAAAGTAGAGGTTTTCATCAAAAGTCTATGGGAAACAACAGACTGTATcgtaagaaacaaataaaaccgAAAACACCAAAAATAGCCATAAGTTCGGATAGCAACACGTTGGATCAACCAAGACAAAGTAACGCAATATTTCAAACTGTGCAATTTTCCGCTATACTATTTCTACTACTTAAGATTTAA
- the LOC122569142 gene encoding uncharacterized protein LOC122569142, whose translation MKTSKSPKVIREAQADDLDEYEGVATTATLKEKDSNTEPQLSEQMIQKISGRTTIKLSLHSAGIVLASIILVSCLCTLLIRNRLMKLFDRIRGKKKKGKFIAIGDDIEDVSRSYFIRKPRIKRKRPPSYEMVHTATQNTAPPPSVPQEPEEPEPMACYRCYKKKRKKSTKRPKR comes from the exons ATGAAAACTTCCAAGTCACCGAAAGTAATTCGCGAAGCTCAGGCGGACGATTTGGA CGAATACGAAGGAGTCGCGACAACAGCCACgctgaaagagaaagatagtaATACAGAACCTCAACTCTCGGAGCAGATGATTCAGAAGATCAGTG GACGTACTACTATCAAACTGTCGTTGCACAGCGCAGGCATCGTTCTCGCTTCGATCATACTCGTATCTTGTTTATGTACTTTACTTATAAGGAACAGACTGATGAAACTATTCGATAGAATAcgagggaagaagaagaaagg TAAATTTATCGCGATCGGAGATGACATAGAGGATGTGTCTAGAAGTTACTTCATTCGAAAGCcacgaataaaaaggaaacgacCTCCGTCGTACGAAATGGTGCACACAGCCACGCAGAACACCGCGCCACCTCCATCTGTACCACAGGAACCGGAAGAACCAGAGCCGATGGCTTGTTACAGATGTTAcaagaagaaacggaagaaaagcACCAAAAGACCGAAGAGATGA
- the LOC122569144 gene encoding cytoglobin-2-like, whose protein sequence is MGSVLTYFLGNPDDDVLDPKLGLTNKEKRLIRETWGVLRANSVKVGVDIMISYFKRFPQHHRAFPPFKDIPADDLVGNKKFHAHCQGIMSTLNDAIDALDDIDLMDAILHTTGKRHGRRGQGRQEFIDLKGVVLDAMRGAFGSKFTPELEVAWDKAIDALFSKIFEGEDMI, encoded by the exons ATGGGTTCTGTGCTAACCTATTTTCTCGGCAATCCAGACGATGACGTTTTAGATCCGAAACTTGGTTTGActaataaagaaaagagacTTATAAGAGAAACATGGGGTGTATTGCGTGCTAATTCGGTAAAAGTTGGCGTAGATATTATGATAAG ttACTTTAAAAGATTTCCTCAGCATCATAGAGCTTTCCCTCCGTTTAAGGATATTCCGGCAGATGATTTAGTAggtaataaaaagtttcacgCTCATTGTCAGGGTATTATGAGTACATTGAACGATGCGATCGATGCTTTGGATGATATTGACTTGATGGATGCGATATTGCATACCACTGGCAAGAGACATGGACGACGTGGTCAGGGCAGACAAGAGTTTATT GATTTGAAAGGAGTGGTGTTGGACGCAATGAGGGGCGCGTTTGGATCGAAATTCACCCCCGAGTTGGAAGTCGCTTGGGACAAAGCGATCGATGccttattttcaaaaatattcgaaggcGAAGATATGATATAG
- the LOC122569135 gene encoding facilitated trehalose transporter Tret1-like isoform X1, which produces MPVELICRLKKQFIAVYAKETKSEATSMTDIEVDLEKVEEKKVKPANSRIYLQLISSIVVNLTLLASGICFSWSAIAVEQYEDLKNVDNAGWVVVALNIGAVFGPILSALLLNRIGRKWLIYATSVPFIACWILTYFEKSWAYLFVARFCAGISIGILYAAVPLYIGELVETKIRGVCSSMMPVMLYLGYIFVYGIGPRVDKRMFALMSIIPTAVFLLTAIWLPESPYYYLMKKKEKCAELTLSWLRRKNDNNDEIEEMKKSVEAERQGGSYKELFMVARHRKALFLVLLLLAGQQFSGYMGVLSYASTLIKSFHTNFDDNSILLIISAISMITSLVSSCVVDKLGRKPVFLISSYGSSLCLIVIGVYFLLEKLDMDVRNLSLVPLAGLVVYIISVAFGLSSIPAIITSEIFSIDMKNWATMVINMYGSILGIIVGKCYQLVSDHVGNHIIFLVFAGIELVIAIAASVVMPETSQKTFGQIQEILNKNTAKHSNKKEGEEKETN; this is translated from the exons atgcCTGTCGAACTTATCTGTCGCttgaagaaacaatttatcgCTGTTTAT GCAAAGGAAACAAAGTCAGAAGCAACGAGCATGACGGACATAGAAGTCGATTtagaaaaagtagaagaaaagaaagtcaAACCCGCCAAtagtagaatttatttacaattaatatcaaGCATTGTAg tCAACCTAACACTACTGGCTTCTGGAATATGTTTCTCTTGGTCGGCAATTGCTGTAGAACAATATGAAGATCTAAAAAATGTCGACAATGCAGGCTGGGTAGTTGTTGCGTTGAATATTGGTGCCGTCTTCGGACCTATTCTATCTGCATTACTGCTAAATCGCATCGGCAGGAAATGGCTCATCTATGCAACGAGCGTCCCATTTATCGCTTGCTGGATACTCacgtattttgaaaaatcctgGGCGTATCTTTTCGTGGCAAGATTCTGCGCTGGTATATCGATCGGTATCTTATACGCCGCAGTCCCACTGTATATCGGAGAACTGGTAGAGACAAAAATCAGAGGAGTGTGCAGCTCGATGATGCCTGTGATGCTTTATTTGGgatatattttcgtatacGGCATTGGTCCGCGAGTGGATAAAAGG ATGTTCGCATTGATGAGTATAATACCAACAGCCGTATTTCTATTAACTGCTATATGGTTACCGGAATCACCTTATTATTacttaatgaaaaaaaaggaaaaatgtgcCGAACTAACCTTGTCATGGCTAAGACGTAAGAATGACAATAATGACGAGATAGAGGAGATGAAGAAATCGGTTGAAGCGGAAAGACAGGGTGGTAGCTACAAGGAGTTATTCATGGTAGCGAGACACAGAAAAGCGCTTTTTCTCGTGTTATTGTTACTTGCGGGTCAACAATTTTCCGGATATATGGGCGTTCTATCCTATGCCAGCACTTTGATTAAAAGTTTCCATAcaaatttcgatgataattccATTCTTCTGATAATAAGTGCGATATCTATGATTACATCCTTAGTATCTTCGTGTGTAGTCGACAAACTCGGTAGGAAACCCGTTTTTCTAATATCGTCGTACGGTAGTTCGCTATGTCTTATCGTCATTGGAGTGTATTTCTTGCTTGAGAAATTAGATATGGACGTTCGTAACCTCTCTTTGGTACCATTGGCCGGGCTCGTAGTTTATATTATTAGCGTGGCATTTGGTCTAAGCTCGATTCCAGCGATCATCACCTCGGAGATTTTTTCAATAGACATGAAAAATTGGGCAACCATGGTCATTAATATGTACGGATCCATACTCGGTATAATCGTAGGCAAATGTTACCAACTCGTATCAGATCATGTTGGAAATCACATAATATTTCTCGTCTTTGCTGGTATCGAACTTGTAATTGCTATCGCTGCGTCCGTCGTCATGCCGGAAACGTCACAAAAGACTTTCGGACAGATTcaggaaattttaaataaaaacacagCTAAACATTCGAATAAGAAGGAaggcgaagaaaaggaaacgaactAA
- the LOC122569138 gene encoding uncharacterized protein LOC122569138 isoform X2 translates to MLFKNHPQYVKYFEDESIPEFVQEAIIKKKFITICDIICALFINYYDKPSHRDYFLGYIAMVHKDMGLTFGDLTNFMSDLMEALITELPYLMTEEYIATQTKYSNNVIEIMIELMDNYAERMSQILRTRNGIRKCYVCKPDPETQTVYGFPLKYWIYGKRYWEYRKAMWASMEADMLTNSTDDTNASNFQSRGFHQKSMGNNRLYRKKQIKPKTPKIAISSDSNTLDQPRQSNAIFQTVQFSAILFLLLKI, encoded by the exons at GCTTTTTAAAAATCACCCGCAATACGTGAAGTATTTCGAAGATGAATCAATTCCGGAATTCGTTCAAGAagctataattaaaaaaaaatttattactatatgCGACATCATATGTGCCctgtttataaattactacGATAAACCGTCTCACAGAGATTATTTTCTTGGCTACATCGCAATGGTTCACAAGGACATGGGATTAACGTTTGGGGATCTCACA AACTTTATGTCAGATCTAATGGAAGCGTTAATTACCGAGTTACCGTACTTAATGACCGAGGAATATATTGCGACGCAGACAAAATATTCTAACAATGTAATTGAGATAATGATAGAACTAATGGACAATTATGCTGAAAGGATGTCACAAATACTACGTACGAGAAATGGAATAAGAAAA tgTTATGTGTGCAAACCTGATCCAGAGACACAGACTGTATATGgttttccattgaaatattGGATATATGGAAAACGATATTGGGAATATCGGAAAGCAATGTGGGCATCGATGGAAGCAGATATGTTGACAAATTCGACGGACGATACTAATGCAAGCAATTTTCAAAGTAGAGGTTTTCATCAAAAGTCTATGGGAAACAACAGACTGTATcgtaagaaacaaataaaaccgAAAACACCAAAAATAGCCATAAGTTCGGATAGCAACACGTTGGATCAACCAAGACAAAGTAACGCAATATTTCAAACTGTGCAATTTTCCGCTATACTATTTCTACTACTTAAGATTTAA
- the LOC122569143 gene encoding cytoglobin-2-like → MGTFLRFFGISSSDDNKIDEATGLTEKQKKLVQNTWAVIRKDEVASGIAVMTTFFKTYPEYQRYFSAFADVPFDELPANKRFQAHCVSVITALNSVIDSLHDPGLMEASLISLGERHKKRGQTKEEFENLKGVVLKVLSQALGKQYTPEVAEAWSKTLDGVFAKIYQVFAS, encoded by the exons ATGGGAACGTTCCTTCGTTTTTTCGGAATCTCCTCATCGGACGATAACAAAATCGATGAAGCTACAGGGTTGAcggagaaacaaaagaaattagtGCAGAACACGTGGGCCGTTATCAGAAAGGACGAGGTGGCTTCCGGGATTGCCGTGATGACCAC ATTCTTTAAAACATATCCAGAATATCAGCGATACTTTAGCGCTTTCGCGGACGTTCCGTTCGACGAATTGCCGGCTAATAAACGGTTTCAAGCTCATTGTGTCAGCGTAATTACGGCCTTAAATAGTGTTATCGATTCCTTGCACGACCCAGGATTAATGGAGGCGAGCCTAATCAGCCTGGGCGAGAGGCATAAAAAACGTGGccaaacgaaagaagaattcGAG aatttgaaaGGAGTAGTGTTGAAAGTGCTTTCTCAAGCACTAGGGAAACAATACACACCGGAAGTGGCCGAGGCGTGGAGCAAAACCTTGGACGGGGTATTTGCGAAGATATATCAGGTTTTCGCTTCTTGA
- the LOC122569135 gene encoding facilitated trehalose transporter Tret1-like isoform X3, translating into MTDIEVDLEKVEEKKVKPANSRIYLQLISSIVVNLTLLASGICFSWSAIAVEQYEDLKNVDNAGWVVVALNIGAVFGPILSALLLNRIGRKWLIYATSVPFIACWILTYFEKSWAYLFVARFCAGISIGILYAAVPLYIGELVETKIRGVCSSMMPVMLYLGYIFVYGIGPRVDKRMFALMSIIPTAVFLLTAIWLPESPYYYLMKKKEKCAELTLSWLRRKNDNNDEIEEMKKSVEAERQGGSYKELFMVARHRKALFLVLLLLAGQQFSGYMGVLSYASTLIKSFHTNFDDNSILLIISAISMITSLVSSCVVDKLGRKPVFLISSYGSSLCLIVIGVYFLLEKLDMDVRNLSLVPLAGLVVYIISVAFGLSSIPAIITSEIFSIDMKNWATMVINMYGSILGIIVGKCYQLVSDHVGNHIIFLVFAGIELVIAIAASVVMPETSQKTFGQIQEILNKNTAKHSNKKEGEEKETN; encoded by the exons ATGACGGACATAGAAGTCGATTtagaaaaagtagaagaaaagaaagtcaAACCCGCCAAtagtagaatttatttacaattaatatcaaGCATTGTAg tCAACCTAACACTACTGGCTTCTGGAATATGTTTCTCTTGGTCGGCAATTGCTGTAGAACAATATGAAGATCTAAAAAATGTCGACAATGCAGGCTGGGTAGTTGTTGCGTTGAATATTGGTGCCGTCTTCGGACCTATTCTATCTGCATTACTGCTAAATCGCATCGGCAGGAAATGGCTCATCTATGCAACGAGCGTCCCATTTATCGCTTGCTGGATACTCacgtattttgaaaaatcctgGGCGTATCTTTTCGTGGCAAGATTCTGCGCTGGTATATCGATCGGTATCTTATACGCCGCAGTCCCACTGTATATCGGAGAACTGGTAGAGACAAAAATCAGAGGAGTGTGCAGCTCGATGATGCCTGTGATGCTTTATTTGGgatatattttcgtatacGGCATTGGTCCGCGAGTGGATAAAAGG ATGTTCGCATTGATGAGTATAATACCAACAGCCGTATTTCTATTAACTGCTATATGGTTACCGGAATCACCTTATTATTacttaatgaaaaaaaaggaaaaatgtgcCGAACTAACCTTGTCATGGCTAAGACGTAAGAATGACAATAATGACGAGATAGAGGAGATGAAGAAATCGGTTGAAGCGGAAAGACAGGGTGGTAGCTACAAGGAGTTATTCATGGTAGCGAGACACAGAAAAGCGCTTTTTCTCGTGTTATTGTTACTTGCGGGTCAACAATTTTCCGGATATATGGGCGTTCTATCCTATGCCAGCACTTTGATTAAAAGTTTCCATAcaaatttcgatgataattccATTCTTCTGATAATAAGTGCGATATCTATGATTACATCCTTAGTATCTTCGTGTGTAGTCGACAAACTCGGTAGGAAACCCGTTTTTCTAATATCGTCGTACGGTAGTTCGCTATGTCTTATCGTCATTGGAGTGTATTTCTTGCTTGAGAAATTAGATATGGACGTTCGTAACCTCTCTTTGGTACCATTGGCCGGGCTCGTAGTTTATATTATTAGCGTGGCATTTGGTCTAAGCTCGATTCCAGCGATCATCACCTCGGAGATTTTTTCAATAGACATGAAAAATTGGGCAACCATGGTCATTAATATGTACGGATCCATACTCGGTATAATCGTAGGCAAATGTTACCAACTCGTATCAGATCATGTTGGAAATCACATAATATTTCTCGTCTTTGCTGGTATCGAACTTGTAATTGCTATCGCTGCGTCCGTCGTCATGCCGGAAACGTCACAAAAGACTTTCGGACAGATTcaggaaattttaaataaaaacacagCTAAACATTCGAATAAGAAGGAaggcgaagaaaaggaaacgaactAA
- the LOC122569139 gene encoding deoxyhypusine hydroxylase yields the protein MLQVNENQISAIGRVLNDQNRPLKERFRALFTLKNIGGAKAIQEIHNCFNDESALLKHELAYCLGQMQDSRAIPILIEILKDVTQEPMVRHEAGEALGAIGDPTVIPILEEYSKDCVSEVAETCELALCRLQWLKLNSHSTNLQKSPYMSVDPAPPTDIADVKKLKEILLNENVSLFERYRAMFSLRNICTPDSILALSEGLKAGSALFKHEIAFVLGQLQKEIAVPHLEASLKDTEENEMVRHECAEALGSIATPYCFDILNKYLNDSKRVVRESCVIALDMCEYENSTEFQYADTLGKVAA from the exons ATGTTGCAAGTAAATGAGAATCAAATATCTGCAATTGGTCGTGTCTTAAATGACCAAAATCGACcattaaaagaaagatttcgtgctttatttacgttaaaaaatatcggtGGAGCTAAAGCTATTCAAGAAATTCATAATTGCTTTAATGATGAATCAGCTTTATTAAAGCACGAACTTGCATATTGTCTTGGTCAAATGCAAGATTCCCGTGCTATACCAATTcttatagaaatattgaaagacGTTACACAAGAACCAATGGTCCGTCATGAAGCAg gCGAAGCTTTAGGTGCAATTGGAGATCCTACTGTAATACCAATATTAGAAGAATACAGTAAAGATTGTGTATCAGAGGTTGCAGAAACATGTGAATTAGCATTATGCAGATTGCAatggttaaaattaaatagccATTCaacaaatttgcaaaaaaGTCCTTATATGTCAGTGGACCCAGCACCACCAACAGATATTGCTGATGTTAAGAAGTTAAAAGAGattcttttaaatgaaaacgTTTCTTTGTTCGAAAGATACAGAGCCATGTTCTCTTtgagaaatatatgtactcCAGACAGTATCCTTGCTCTTAGCgaag gtTTAAAAGCAGGCAGTGCTTTGTTCAAACATGAGATAGCTTTTGTTCTTGGACAACTTCAGAAAGAGATTGCTGTCCCACATTTAGAAGCTTCGTTAAAGGAcacagaagaaaatgaaatggtGCGTCACGAATGTGCAGAAGCATTGGGTTCTATTGCTACTCCATattgttttgatattttaaataagtatTTAAACGACAGTAAAAGGGTTGTACGAGAAAGTTGTGTAATTGCATTGGACATGTGCGAGTATGAGAATAGTACAGAATTTCAATATGCAGATACGTTAGGGAAAGTTGCTGCctaa